From Natranaeroarchaeum aerophilus, one genomic window encodes:
- the fdhF gene encoding formate dehydrogenase subunit alpha, with the protein MASEQSEPVKTICPYCGVGCGIKVQQGDQPGDVRFMPWGEAPVNEGRICIKGGAATEVVDHEDRLTEPLIREGDEFREASWEEAYDRITEEMERISEAYQPDAMGFFGSSKVMNEENYLLQKLARRYGTNNIDNCTRMCHASTVWALRTSLGAGAMTNSMRDLREEADLLWIQGANPGEQHPIANSQYFRQAVLEGATVIQVDPHANKTTRSFEIEDTDRHQHLQLNPGTDIPLLNIVLTTILEKHEDDPDAGWIDEEFIAERTEGFDDLKETLAEFDKEEAAEQCGIPLEEIERAAEKYAKADNAAIFTGMGMSQHACGVDNVQNEINLALITGNLGRAGTGVNPLRGQNNVQGTCDVGAMPNVLPGYQLVDDDEARESVEDVWGFEIPPEPGLTNVEISNAAGSSIHGLYIMGENPVMSEPDANEVRERFEELEFMVVQDIFMTETAEFADVILPATTWAERSGTVTNTDRRVQRMRGVDKVHENTKHDLEILMEIGSRLFDEETFRFEDVEAVFEELRQVCPSYYGMTYELLGEEGLHWPCYEIGDEGDPFLYEDSFDTENGLGQIEGVVHQPPAEVPDDEYPLTLTTARLEEHYNTGTMSRRSPTLNRQHPENFVDVHPNDAERYGIEDGEYVTLKSRRGEITLKAQVTTDIKEGSVWTTPHFAEASANVLTNNVLDERAKIPEYKTAAAEIDVGIEPAEGAPADD; encoded by the coding sequence ATGGCAAGTGAGCAATCAGAACCGGTCAAAACGATCTGTCCGTACTGCGGCGTCGGCTGCGGGATCAAGGTACAGCAAGGCGATCAACCGGGCGACGTCCGGTTCATGCCGTGGGGCGAGGCCCCGGTCAACGAGGGGCGCATCTGCATCAAGGGCGGTGCGGCGACCGAGGTCGTCGACCACGAGGACCGCCTCACGGAGCCGCTGATCCGAGAGGGAGACGAGTTCCGGGAGGCGTCATGGGAAGAGGCGTACGATCGGATCACCGAAGAGATGGAGCGCATCAGCGAGGCGTACCAGCCGGACGCGATGGGCTTTTTTGGCTCCTCGAAGGTGATGAACGAGGAGAACTACCTGCTCCAGAAACTTGCCCGGCGCTATGGCACCAACAACATCGACAACTGCACGCGGATGTGTCACGCCTCGACGGTCTGGGCGCTCCGGACGAGTCTGGGCGCGGGGGCGATGACCAACAGCATGCGCGACCTGCGTGAGGAGGCCGACCTGCTGTGGATTCAGGGGGCAAACCCCGGCGAGCAGCACCCGATCGCCAACAGCCAGTACTTCCGTCAGGCCGTGCTGGAAGGGGCAACCGTCATTCAGGTGGACCCACACGCCAACAAGACGACCAGATCCTTCGAGATCGAGGATACCGACCGTCATCAGCATCTCCAGTTAAATCCGGGAACGGACATCCCGCTGCTGAACATCGTCCTCACGACGATCCTCGAAAAGCACGAGGACGATCCCGATGCGGGCTGGATCGACGAGGAGTTCATCGCCGAGCGCACCGAGGGGTTCGACGACCTGAAAGAGACACTCGCGGAGTTCGATAAGGAAGAAGCCGCCGAGCAGTGTGGCATCCCACTGGAGGAGATCGAACGCGCCGCCGAAAAGTACGCGAAGGCGGATAACGCCGCCATCTTCACCGGAATGGGAATGAGCCAGCACGCCTGTGGCGTCGACAACGTGCAAAACGAGATCAACCTCGCGCTGATCACGGGCAACCTCGGCCGGGCGGGGACCGGCGTCAACCCGCTGCGCGGCCAGAACAACGTGCAGGGGACCTGTGACGTCGGCGCGATGCCGAACGTTCTTCCCGGCTATCAGCTCGTCGACGACGACGAGGCCCGCGAGAGCGTCGAAGACGTCTGGGGGTTCGAGATCCCGCCGGAGCCGGGTCTGACCAACGTCGAAATCTCGAATGCGGCAGGGAGCTCCATCCACGGCCTCTACATCATGGGGGAGAACCCGGTGATGTCCGAGCCGGACGCCAACGAGGTCAGAGAGCGCTTCGAGGAGCTGGAGTTCATGGTCGTCCAGGACATCTTCATGACCGAAACGGCGGAGTTCGCCGACGTAATCCTTCCGGCGACGACCTGGGCGGAGCGCAGCGGGACGGTCACGAACACCGACCGGCGCGTCCAGCGGATGCGCGGCGTCGACAAAGTGCATGAAAACACGAAACACGACCTGGAGATCCTGATGGAGATCGGGAGTCGGCTCTTCGACGAAGAGACCTTCCGTTTCGAGGATGTCGAGGCTGTCTTCGAGGAGCTCCGGCAGGTTTGCCCGAGCTACTACGGGATGACCTACGAGCTACTCGGTGAGGAGGGACTGCACTGGCCCTGCTACGAGATCGGCGACGAGGGCGATCCGTTCCTCTACGAGGACTCGTTCGACACCGAGAACGGGCTCGGACAGATCGAGGGCGTGGTCCACCAGCCGCCAGCGGAGGTGCCCGACGACGAGTACCCACTGACGCTGACGACGGCGCGGCTCGAAGAGCATTACAACACGGGGACGATGAGTCGCCGGTCGCCGACGCTCAATCGACAGCACCCCGAGAACTTCGTCGACGTCCACCCGAACGACGCCGAACGGTACGGTATCGAGGACGGCGAGTACGTCACGCTGAAATCCCGGCGCGGCGAGATCACGCTCAAAGCGCAGGTCACCACGGACATCAAGGAGGGATCGGTGTGGACGACACCACACTTCGCCGAAGCCTCCGCGAACGTCCTGACGAACAACGTCCTCGACGAGCGCGCAAAGATCCCCGAGTACAAGACGGCCGCTGCCGAGATAGACGTCGGAATCGAACCCGCAGAGGGAGCGCCGGCGGACGACTGA
- a CDS encoding aldehyde ferredoxin oxidoreductase family protein, producing the protein MAVIAPNRLLRVDLRRRTVTSERVPERWLRQYIGGKGLGARYLYEELEPGTDPLGPENALLFMLGPLTGLVPGDARYAAVTKSPLTGTFLDSYAGGEFPAVLAGALDEHIGLLIEGAASEPVRIDVESGEASVVPTDSWGEETVATARHYDGSVACIGPAGENRVAYATIASDAGEHHAGRGGAGAVMGAKRLKAVVARGDPPTGLETLRERYERRYETDTATDWHRASGTVESIDFADAVGALAAEGWQRRGVEDVDTLGIEAIRERATGRERPDEVSPGDFRVETESGEHVPRGGTAMSLGAGLGIDEFDAVVELGGLCDELGLDLIDAGSAVAWTIRASDRGIVDREIEFGDPNGARELLGEIALREAALGDALADGVDAAAERFGGGELVPTVKAMALPGYDPRGAQSMALAYATSDRGACHRRALPIEREAFAGDWTPQRVAREVAVEQDRRSVLWSLVIDEFVAPVFDDLGAEWLAAVGVAPDTDLRTVGERIWTLTRLFNVREGFGRTDDVLPQPLAGPEGVDRDSFESMLDHYYDLREWTADGQPTRSLLDRLDLSDIH; encoded by the coding sequence GTGGCTGTGATCGCTCCAAACCGCCTTCTTCGGGTGGATCTCAGGAGGCGGACCGTGACGAGCGAGCGCGTCCCCGAGCGATGGCTCCGCCAGTACATCGGCGGGAAAGGCCTCGGTGCGCGCTACCTCTACGAAGAGCTGGAGCCGGGAACCGACCCGCTTGGTCCCGAGAACGCGCTCCTGTTTATGCTCGGTCCGCTTACCGGGCTCGTACCGGGCGATGCGCGGTACGCCGCCGTGACGAAGTCTCCACTGACCGGTACCTTTCTGGACTCGTACGCCGGCGGCGAGTTCCCGGCGGTGCTGGCTGGCGCGCTCGACGAGCATATTGGGCTTCTGATCGAGGGGGCGGCGAGCGAGCCGGTCAGGATCGACGTCGAATCCGGCGAGGCGTCGGTCGTTCCCACGGACAGCTGGGGCGAAGAGACGGTCGCGACCGCCAGACACTACGACGGATCAGTCGCCTGTATCGGCCCGGCAGGGGAGAACCGTGTGGCCTACGCGACGATTGCGTCGGACGCCGGGGAGCATCACGCCGGGCGGGGCGGTGCTGGCGCGGTAATGGGCGCAAAGCGTCTGAAGGCTGTTGTTGCGCGCGGCGATCCGCCGACCGGACTAGAGACGCTCCGGGAGCGGTACGAGCGCCGGTACGAGACCGACACGGCGACCGACTGGCACCGCGCGAGCGGCACTGTCGAAAGTATCGACTTCGCCGACGCAGTGGGTGCGCTCGCCGCCGAAGGGTGGCAACGACGCGGCGTTGAGGACGTCGACACGCTGGGGATCGAGGCGATCCGCGAGCGCGCAACCGGCCGCGAACGCCCGGACGAGGTTTCGCCCGGCGACTTCCGCGTCGAGACGGAGTCCGGCGAGCACGTTCCCCGCGGCGGGACCGCGATGTCGCTCGGCGCGGGCCTCGGCATTGACGAGTTCGACGCCGTCGTGGAACTGGGGGGGCTGTGTGATGAACTCGGTCTCGACCTCATTGACGCCGGAAGCGCCGTGGCGTGGACGATCCGGGCGAGCGATCGCGGGATCGTCGACCGGGAGATCGAGTTCGGTGACCCGAACGGAGCACGCGAACTGCTCGGGGAGATCGCACTGCGAGAAGCCGCGCTCGGCGACGCGCTGGCGGATGGCGTGGACGCCGCCGCTGAGCGGTTTGGTGGGGGCGAACTCGTTCCCACCGTCAAGGCGATGGCGCTGCCAGGATACGACCCCAGAGGAGCGCAGAGCATGGCGCTCGCATACGCCACCAGCGACAGGGGCGCGTGCCACCGCCGGGCGCTCCCGATCGAACGGGAGGCGTTCGCGGGCGACTGGACGCCCCAACGCGTCGCAAGGGAGGTCGCTGTGGAGCAGGACCGGCGATCGGTGCTCTGGAGTCTCGTCATCGACGAGTTCGTTGCCCCGGTCTTCGACGATCTCGGCGCGGAATGGCTTGCGGCTGTCGGCGTAGCGCCCGATACCGACCTGCGAACCGTCGGCGAGCGTATCTGGACACTTACCCGACTGTTCAACGTCCGCGAAGGCTTCGGCCGGACCGACGACGTGCTTCCACAACCGCTCGCCGGGCCGGAGGGGGTCGACCGAGACTCGTTCGAGTCGATGCTGGATCACTATTACGACCTCCGCGAGTGGACGGCCGATGGCCAGCCGACTCGGTCACTGCTGGATCGGCTGGATCTGTCGGATATTCACTGA